DNA from Actinomycetota bacterium:
GCCCTGCCGGCGGACGCCGTGCGCATCCTGACCGGCCACTTCTTCGTCGCCGGCGCCGAGCTGGGCGGCGGCGAGCGCAAGATCCAGGTCGGCCCGCAGTACGCCGCCACCCAGCAGGCGATCCCGGCGACCATCCAGTACGCCGCCCTCGGCCACATCCATAAGCCGCAGGAGATCAACGGGGCGGCGGTGCGGGCCCGGTACTCGGGCAGCGTCCTGCAGCTCGATTTCTCCGAGCGCACCCACCAGAAACAGGTGGTGGTGGTCGAGGCCGCCCCCGGGCGCCCGGCCAAGGTGGAGTGCATCCAGTTGGTGGCCGGGCGCCGCCTGCTCCGGGTCGAGGGCACGATGGAGGAGTTGCGCGCCCGGGTGGACGAACTCGCCGGTGCCTACCTCGACGTGCGGGTGCAGACCGCCGGCCCGGTGTTCGGCCTGGCCGAGGAGGTCCGCCGGTTCCTCCCCGATGCGGTGCAGGTGTCGGGGCACTGGGAGCGCCAGGAGCCCGGGGCGGGCGATGGCACGGCTCTCCAGGACCGCTCCCTCGCCTCGGCCTACGCCGAGTTCCACGCCCTGGACAAGCCCCGGGGCTACGGGGTGCCGGCGCCGCCCGCCCTGCTGGCCGCGGTCCGGGAGCTGGAGGAGGAGGTGCTGCGTGCGACCTCTTGAGCTCACCCTGGACGGCTTCCGCTCGTACCGGTCCGAGGCCAGCTTCGACTTCGAGGGCCGGGGCCTGTTCGGCATCGTCGGCCCCACCGGGGCGGGCAAGTCCTCGATCCTGGACGCCCTCATCTATGCCCTGTACGGGCGCACCCCCCGGATCGGGCGGGAGACCAAGCAGCTCATCCATTCGGGCGCCGACCTGGCCCGGGTACGGCTGCGCTTCGAGGTGGACGGGGTCGGTTGGGACGTCCTGCGGGTGCTGCGCCGGGCGGGTTCGTCGCAGGTGACTTTGCGCCGGATGGACGACGGGTCGCTGGAGCGGGAGAAGGAGCGGGATGTCAACGACCGCATCGTCGAGATCGTGGGCTTGGACTACGAAGCCTTCTGCTCGTCGGTCACCCTGCCCCAGGGCAAGTTCGACAAGTTCCTGACCGCCACCCCGGCGGAGCGCTCCCGGATCCTGAAGGGCATCTTCCGCTACGAGCGCGTCGATGCCATGCGGGAGGCGGCGAAGGCCCGGATCGGCGACATCGCGGTCGACCTGAAGGCGGCCCAGTCGGAGCTGGACGGGCTGGCGCCCGACCTGGAGGGCTCCATCGCCACGTTGGCGGCGCAGCGGGAGGCGGTCGATGCCCGCTGCACCGCGCTCTCAGCCGCCGCCGACGAGTTCGCCGCCGCCGAGGCCCTGGCCGCCGGTGTGGCGAGGCAGCTGCAGGAAGTCGCCGCCGAGGTATGGCGCATCGAGCAGGCCTTGGCGAGTGTCCCGGCCGACGGTGCCCTGGAGGCCCTGGCCGAGGAGGAAGAGCGGGGCGCGGCCCGGGTCACCGCCGCCGCCGACTGGGAAGAGCATGCCCAGGCCGAGACCGCCCGGCTCACCTCCGAACTGGTCGGCCTGGAGGCTGAGCTCGCCGGCCCCGGGCTGCAACAGGCTAGGAACCGCTGGGCACGCCACCAGCAGCTCCGTTCCGGCGACGCCGCCCGGCGGGCGGCCGTCGCCCAGCGCGCCGCTGCCGCCGAGGCGGCCCAGCGGGAGCTGGCGTCCCGGGTGGCTGCCCGTGCGGCGGCCGAGCAGGCGGCGGCCCAGGCGTCGGCCGCGGTCCGGGCGGCCCACCAGGCCCACGCGGCCCATGTGCTGCGGGAGGGCCTGCACCCGGGAGACCCGTGCCCGGTATGCGCCCAGGCGGTGGGCACCCTGCCCGCCGTCGCGGCCCCGCCCACCCTGGCCGCTGCCGAGAGCGCCGACCGCAAGGCGGCGGCCGCCCTGCGAGGGGCCGCCGAGGCCGCCAGCGATGCCCAGTCGGGGGCCGGGGTCGCCGAGGAACGCCGGGCCGCCGCCGAGGCAGAGCTGGCCGCCGCCGAGCGGGAGGTGGCGGGGCTGGTGGCCGACCTTGCTGCTTTCCTGGGCGGCGGGATCGACCCGGGCGCCGAGATCGCCCGGCGGGAGCAGGTGGTGGCGGCCGCCCGGGAGGCCGCGTCCGCTGCCTTCCAGGCCGCCGACCGGGCCCGGCGCGAAGCGGACAGCGCCCGCCGAGC
Protein-coding regions in this window:
- a CDS encoding SMC family ATPase, with amino-acid sequence MRPLELTLDGFRSYRSEASFDFEGRGLFGIVGPTGAGKSSILDALIYALYGRTPRIGRETKQLIHSGADLARVRLRFEVDGVGWDVLRVLRRAGSSQVTLRRMDDGSLEREKERDVNDRIVEIVGLDYEAFCSSVTLPQGKFDKFLTATPAERSRILKGIFRYERVDAMREAAKARIGDIAVDLKAAQSELDGLAPDLEGSIATLAAQREAVDARCTALSAAADEFAAAEALAAGVARQLQEVAAEVWRIEQALASVPADGALEALAEEEERGAARVTAAADWEEHAQAETARLTSELVGLEAELAGPGLQQARNRWARHQQLRSGDAARRAAVAQRAAAAEAAQRELASRVAARAAAEQAAAQASAAVRAAHQAHAAHVLREGLHPGDPCPVCAQAVGTLPAVAAPPTLAAAESADRKAAAALRGAAEAASDAQSGAGVAEERRAAAEAELAAAEREVAGLVADLAAFLGGGIDPGAEIARREQVVAAAREAASAAFQAADRARREADSARRALDGVLLRRRSAAASLIGVAARLGLEPPSPEDEASVLLGVAKRARDAGAEALGAQSTRRTDVVREEEASRAALAGLRTRLGLAPGQRLDEALQEAARQQGALAHRIDSLRADIEKRDMLQAKVAAAQERRAIYQQLWSDLSDTKFIAYLLDTHRQALARVGSEKLFQLTNRYRFDDEGQFQLLDSAQNDEPRTADTLSGGETFLASLALALALADAVSQGGSRLECFFLDEGFGSLDIASLDLALDGIESLAEPGRLVGVISHVGGVQARLDDLIVLDKAEDGSTVVVQSEGPIAYHAATI
- a CDS encoding exonuclease SbcCD subunit D, giving the protein MRILHTADWHAGKRLGRIDRSAEFAAAFDEVVAVAKDQKVDLVIVAGDLLDRALATFDAIALVLDTLRRLADSAGHVVAITGNHDSPALFELLAPLLASMGVHLVPRIRPPGAGGVVTVPSRDGRETAAVAALPFLHEAEVVDFLAQSEEWFKGYDARIQALCGALCAALPADAVRILTGHFFVAGAELGGGERKIQVGPQYAATQQAIPATIQYAALGHIHKPQEINGAAVRARYSGSVLQLDFSERTHQKQVVVVEAAPGRPAKVECIQLVAGRRLLRVEGTMEELRARVDELAGAYLDVRVQTAGPVFGLAEEVRRFLPDAVQVSGHWERQEPGAGDGTALQDRSLASAYAEFHALDKPRGYGVPAPPALLAAVRELEEEVLRATS